The following coding sequences are from one Arthrobacter sp. 24S4-2 window:
- a CDS encoding glycosyltransferase family 4 protein — protein MRIGLIVGPGYPVPPPNYGGIERVVDTLARGFAAAGHDVLLAAPSNSSCPVPLAAGMWESDSTRRGSIPTELSHSIRAYGAMGQMDVIHDHTLIGPLCAHRPGPIPTVATIHGRLVPEVAEIYRAMSTNTSIIAISNDQIRHVADLHVARVIHHGMDLSSVPVGTGRGGYACFLGRMCPDKGVMEAVLIAHSAGIPLRIAAKMREPAELEYFHEVVKPVLGSDDELVGEIGDSEKFELLGNAVALLSPLQWPEPFGLVMIEALATGTPVIGTASGAAPEIVDNGITGYLAPVQELAGLLPRAANLDRAACRATVEERFNARRMVADHLDLYGEILNHHG, from the coding sequence ATGCGTATAGGACTGATCGTTGGCCCCGGATATCCTGTCCCCCCGCCCAATTACGGGGGTATAGAGCGGGTCGTTGACACCCTCGCGCGTGGTTTTGCCGCGGCCGGGCACGACGTTCTCCTCGCCGCACCCTCCAACAGCAGCTGCCCGGTACCTCTTGCGGCAGGAATGTGGGAATCAGATTCAACCCGGCGCGGCTCGATCCCCACCGAATTAAGCCACAGCATCAGGGCCTACGGGGCCATGGGCCAGATGGACGTAATCCACGATCACACACTCATCGGGCCCCTGTGCGCCCACCGTCCGGGCCCCATCCCTACAGTCGCCACCATCCACGGCAGGCTCGTTCCGGAAGTGGCTGAAATTTACCGGGCAATGAGCACCAATACGAGCATCATCGCAATTTCGAATGATCAGATCCGGCACGTTGCGGATCTTCACGTTGCCAGGGTGATCCACCACGGCATGGACCTCTCCTCGGTGCCGGTCGGGACAGGCCGGGGCGGCTACGCCTGCTTTCTTGGACGGATGTGCCCTGACAAAGGCGTGATGGAAGCGGTTCTGATAGCCCACTCAGCCGGCATCCCTCTACGGATAGCGGCCAAAATGCGGGAGCCTGCGGAGCTCGAATACTTCCACGAAGTCGTAAAGCCTGTCCTTGGCTCTGACGATGAGTTGGTGGGTGAGATCGGTGACTCCGAAAAGTTCGAGCTGCTGGGCAACGCAGTTGCTCTCCTTAGCCCGCTGCAATGGCCCGAACCCTTCGGCCTGGTCATGATCGAGGCCCTCGCGACCGGAACACCCGTCATCGGTACCGCGTCGGGGGCGGCACCGGAGATCGTGGACAACGGCATCACCGGATACCTGGCACCCGTCCAGGAGCTCGCCGGGCTCCTGCCACGGGCCGCTAACCTCGACCGCGCAGCCTGCAGGGCAACGGTCGAGGAACGATTCAACGCACGAAGAATGGTTGCCGACCATCTGGACCTTTATGGGGAAATTCTCAACCACCACGGCTAA
- a CDS encoding CU044_2847 family protein — protein sequence MTDVLRYEVGSGTVLVEVDENSYGVDHPARNEQGILDVGRRLEDALASVRPAAVAVAEAMRELAPERLEIEFGVKLAGDAGAVIARNSAEGHFILRMSWSAAAVSPMEQEEQTA from the coding sequence ATGACTGACGTACTGCGATATGAAGTCGGATCCGGGACTGTACTGGTTGAAGTGGATGAGAACAGCTATGGCGTGGACCATCCTGCCCGGAACGAACAGGGGATTTTGGATGTGGGCCGGCGTCTGGAGGATGCGCTGGCCAGTGTCCGTCCAGCCGCCGTTGCAGTGGCGGAGGCTATGAGGGAACTCGCTCCCGAGCGGCTGGAAATTGAATTCGGGGTGAAACTGGCCGGGGACGCAGGGGCGGTCATCGCCAGAAACAGTGCAGAGGGCCACTTTATCCTGCGGATGTCATGGTCCGCGGCGGCGGTTTCCCCGATGGAGCAGGAAGAACAGACAGCCTGA
- a CDS encoding Hsp20/alpha crystallin family protein, translating to MSDLLKWSPRAASRWASPFDRLLRSPLELMDTLDRMFESTTAVAPIRVEEFVDGKTLVVRAEMPGVDPDKDVEITLADGYLRIHAERQEKEEHKDKDRFRSEFRYGSFSRSIPLPEGVKEEDIKASYIDGVLEVRTPLPEEAAAQTEAPKKLPISRG from the coding sequence ATGTCTGATTTGCTCAAATGGTCCCCGCGCGCGGCTTCCCGATGGGCCTCACCGTTCGACAGGCTGTTGAGGTCCCCTCTGGAGCTGATGGACACCCTGGACCGCATGTTTGAATCCACCACGGCAGTTGCCCCCATCCGCGTCGAAGAGTTCGTCGACGGCAAGACCCTGGTAGTGCGGGCCGAGATGCCGGGGGTTGATCCCGACAAAGACGTCGAGATCACTCTCGCCGACGGCTACCTGCGCATCCATGCCGAACGCCAGGAAAAGGAAGAGCACAAGGACAAGGACCGCTTCCGGTCCGAGTTCCGCTACGGATCTTTCAGCCGCAGCATCCCCTTGCCCGAAGGCGTGAAGGAAGAGGACATCAAGGCCTCCTACATCGACGGCGTCCTGGAAGTCCGCACACCCCTGCCGGAAGAGGCCGCCGCCCAGACCGAGGCCCCGAAGAAGCTCCCGATCAGCCGCGGCTAG
- a CDS encoding DUF4193 domain-containing protein: MATDYDELRSEVKESQNDSLEALKSASAPDANSVVRELDAADDMDNVGIPGGEFVAEELVVQVVPQRNDEFTCYSCFLVRHRSQMAREKDGHAYCIECEG; the protein is encoded by the coding sequence GTGGCAACTGATTACGACGAGCTCCGCAGCGAAGTCAAGGAATCGCAGAACGACTCCCTCGAGGCCCTCAAGTCAGCCAGCGCACCTGATGCCAACAGCGTGGTGCGTGAGCTGGACGCAGCGGATGACATGGACAATGTCGGGATCCCCGGCGGAGAGTTTGTTGCCGAGGAATTGGTCGTCCAGGTCGTTCCCCAACGTAACGACGAGTTCACCTGCTACTCCTGCTTCCTGGTCCGCCACCGCTCCCAAATGGCGCGGGAGAAAGACGGTCACGCCTACTGCATCGAGTGCGAGGGCTGA
- a CDS encoding response regulator transcription factor gives MNSCVGASAVSWNRRVSPCRAKAHPREAVRRIPALRPQLAILDENLPDGTGTAVCRALRTADPSIRCLILSDTPQESTLIDAILSDAWGCLSKQDDITEQLRLIRRVLNGCTAFSEKFQALLNQGTLSLPEPPPSTELSILTDQEMNVVIGLGRGLTNRQIAQSLGLKEKTIKNLVSSALGKLGLARRTQAAVLVTTVTTPEQRATGNGQRATTAPYGHNRTPEALSRVTSTLLDCTKESTTPVDDAARAKAASALASALTRTRTTRKPHLQPAGSTRGTAATVGSLPITSEGQYPLISPGQPYHGTASRRVFVP, from the coding sequence ATGAACTCGTGCGTCGGGGCTTCCGCAGTCTCCTGGAACCGGAGGGTATCCCCGTGCAGGGCGAAAGCTCATCCGCGCGAAGCGGTCCGGAGAATTCCTGCCCTCCGCCCCCAACTTGCCATCCTCGATGAGAACCTCCCGGACGGCACCGGCACTGCCGTATGCCGGGCCCTCCGGACCGCCGACCCGTCCATCCGGTGCCTCATCCTCTCGGACACACCGCAGGAGAGCACCCTGATCGACGCAATCCTCTCCGATGCATGGGGATGCCTGTCCAAGCAGGACGACATTACCGAACAGCTGCGCTTGATCCGGCGGGTGCTGAACGGTTGCACGGCCTTCAGCGAGAAGTTCCAGGCCCTCCTCAACCAGGGCACGCTTTCCCTGCCGGAACCACCGCCGAGTACCGAATTGTCCATTCTGACCGATCAGGAAATGAACGTTGTCATCGGCCTCGGCAGAGGCCTGACGAACCGCCAAATAGCCCAGAGCCTGGGCCTGAAGGAAAAAACAATAAAAAACCTTGTCTCCAGCGCACTTGGCAAGCTCGGATTGGCCCGCAGGACCCAGGCCGCGGTCCTCGTCACCACCGTCACGACCCCGGAGCAACGGGCAACGGGCAACGGGCAACGGGCAACGACGGCACCCTACGGGCACAACCGGACACCGGAAGCGCTCTCCAGGGTCACCTCGACACTGCTCGACTGCACCAAAGAAAGCACCACACCGGTTGATGACGCCGCCCGGGCCAAGGCCGCCAGCGCCCTGGCCTCCGCTCTCACCAGAACCCGGACCACCCGGAAGCCCCACCTGCAACCAGCAGGAAGCACTCGGGGCACGGCCGCCACAGTGGGCAGCCTCCCTATCACCAGCGAGGGGCAGTATCCGCTGATTTCTCCTGGCCAGCCGTACCACGGGACAGCCAGCCGGAGGGTCTTTGTCCCCTAG
- a CDS encoding IS701 family transposase, whose amino-acid sequence MGDLIGPRFVRSEPRRNAVGYVRGLLSDEERKNSWTLSERAGHGTPDGMQRLLSTTDWDPDAVRDDLFTYVNRHLGNPDGILIIDETGFLKKGAASAGVARQYSGTAGRVENCQIGVFLTYSAPAGRTLLDRELYLPKAWADDRERCTRAGIPKTREFATKPVLAADMIDRALDAGIPARWATGDAVYGQHSGLRRRLEARGLHYVLAVPMNQNVIAPTAWPGEQWRADKLIASLRANAWRTRTAGAGTKGDRRYSWARTRINGPTETGEHWLLARRSLKDPTDLAYYICHGPNRVSLAELVRIAGARWAIEETFQTSKGETGLDHYQVRQYTGWYRHITLSMFAQAFLTVIRSKKGALPPQTRN is encoded by the coding sequence ATCGGCGATCTTATTGGGCCGCGGTTTGTCCGGTCCGAACCACGGCGGAATGCTGTGGGGTATGTGCGCGGGCTGCTTTCGGATGAGGAACGCAAAAACTCCTGGACCCTGTCTGAACGCGCCGGGCACGGCACCCCGGATGGCATGCAGCGCCTGCTCTCGACCACTGACTGGGACCCGGATGCTGTGCGTGATGACCTGTTCACCTACGTCAACCGCCATCTGGGTAATCCCGACGGGATCCTGATCATCGACGAGACCGGATTCCTCAAGAAGGGCGCCGCCTCAGCCGGGGTCGCACGCCAGTATTCGGGCACCGCGGGCCGGGTGGAGAACTGCCAGATCGGGGTATTCCTGACGTACTCCGCCCCGGCCGGGCGCACCCTGCTGGACCGGGAACTCTACCTGCCCAAAGCCTGGGCCGATGACCGGGAAAGATGCACCCGGGCCGGGATCCCCAAAACCAGGGAATTCGCCACGAAACCGGTACTGGCCGCGGACATGATCGACCGCGCCCTGGATGCCGGGATCCCGGCCCGCTGGGCCACCGGGGACGCGGTCTACGGCCAGCATTCGGGGCTGCGCCGCCGCCTGGAAGCCAGAGGATTGCACTACGTGCTGGCCGTTCCCATGAACCAAAACGTCATCGCCCCCACCGCCTGGCCGGGCGAGCAATGGCGCGCGGATAAACTCATCGCTTCCCTGCGCGCCAACGCCTGGCGGACCCGCACGGCCGGGGCTGGAACCAAGGGCGACCGCCGCTACTCCTGGGCACGGACCCGCATCAACGGACCTACCGAAACCGGAGAACACTGGCTACTGGCCCGCCGCTCCCTGAAGGACCCCACCGACCTGGCCTACTACATATGCCACGGCCCGAACCGGGTCTCGCTGGCCGAGCTGGTCCGGATCGCCGGCGCCCGCTGGGCGATCGAAGAAACCTTCCAAACCTCCAAGGGAGAAACGGGGCTGGACCACTACCAGGTCCGCCAATACACCGGCTGGTACCGGCACATCACCCTCTCCATGTTCGCCCAGGCCTTCCTGACCGTGATCCGCTCCAAAAAAGGGGCGCTGCCGCCGCAGACGAGGAACTGA
- a CDS encoding phosphoribosyltransferase, with protein sequence MYEFRDRVDAGRRLGQRLAQLRGHDVVVLGLPRGGVPVAFEVAKVLDAPLDVIVVRKLGLPFQPEVAMGAIGEGNARVLDARVISLSGVTEADLQAVERRERDLLESRVARYRQGRVRADLKGRTVIIVDDGIATGSTARVACRVARQLGAARVILAVPVAPTGVLASLTEPDDVFCLVSARNFQAVGFHYSDFSPVADEEVVQLLDAAARRLHRVLAAEGPGVEEEVEIPSGAIGLRGNLHLPARCDGIVVFAHGSGSGRHSPRNRFVASVLQRAGLGTLLLDLLTPAEEVNRENVFDIALLARRLMAATRWLGTRDDTSSGLVGYFGASTGAGAALWAAAEPGARIGAIVSRGGRPDLAGPRLAAVRAPTLLIVGSADPQVLALNRQAMALMRAPTRLEIISGATHLFEEPGTLTQAAALAAEWFIQYLLPDLNEEPAPEVQP encoded by the coding sequence ATGTATGAATTCCGGGACAGAGTTGATGCAGGTCGGAGGCTGGGGCAAAGGCTGGCTCAGCTGCGGGGGCATGACGTGGTGGTTCTGGGGTTGCCCCGCGGCGGCGTTCCGGTCGCGTTCGAGGTTGCGAAGGTGCTCGATGCGCCGCTGGATGTGATTGTGGTTCGCAAGCTGGGTTTGCCGTTCCAGCCGGAGGTGGCGATGGGTGCTATCGGGGAAGGAAACGCCCGGGTGCTTGACGCACGTGTCATCTCCCTGTCAGGTGTTACCGAAGCCGACCTGCAGGCGGTCGAGCGGCGTGAGCGGGACCTTCTGGAGTCCCGGGTTGCGCGGTACCGCCAAGGGCGGGTGCGCGCGGATTTGAAGGGCCGCACAGTAATAATCGTCGATGACGGTATCGCGACCGGATCCACTGCCCGCGTCGCCTGCCGGGTTGCACGGCAACTGGGTGCGGCGAGAGTGATTCTGGCCGTGCCTGTGGCCCCGACCGGGGTGCTGGCCTCGCTGACGGAGCCGGATGACGTGTTCTGCCTGGTTTCCGCCCGGAATTTCCAGGCCGTCGGCTTCCACTACAGCGACTTCTCCCCCGTAGCGGATGAGGAGGTCGTGCAGCTGCTCGACGCCGCAGCCCGGCGGCTGCACCGAGTCCTGGCAGCGGAAGGGCCCGGCGTCGAAGAAGAGGTGGAAATACCCTCCGGTGCCATAGGGCTCCGGGGCAACCTGCACCTGCCCGCACGGTGCGACGGGATCGTGGTGTTCGCCCACGGCAGCGGCAGCGGCCGTCACAGCCCCCGCAACAGGTTCGTCGCCTCGGTCCTTCAGCGCGCCGGGCTGGGCACCTTGCTGCTGGATCTGCTGACCCCCGCTGAGGAAGTCAACCGGGAGAACGTGTTCGACATCGCCCTGCTCGCCCGCCGGCTCATGGCGGCAACCCGGTGGCTGGGCACCAGGGACGACACCTCATCCGGTCTTGTCGGCTATTTCGGGGCCAGCACCGGTGCCGGTGCCGCGCTGTGGGCCGCGGCCGAACCCGGCGCACGGATAGGCGCCATTGTTTCACGGGGCGGGCGCCCGGACCTGGCCGGCCCGCGGCTGGCCGCCGTGCGTGCCCCGACTCTGCTGATCGTCGGCAGCGCCGACCCCCAAGTCCTTGCACTCAACCGCCAGGCCATGGCCCTGATGCGGGCACCGACCCGGCTGGAGATCATCTCCGGAGCCACACACCTCTTCGAAGAACCCGGAACGCTCACCCAGGCGGCCGCCCTGGCCGCTGAATGGTTCATCCAATACCTTTTGCCTGACCTGAACGAGGAACCTGCCCCCGAGGTGCAGCCGTGA
- a CDS encoding IS3 family transposase (programmed frameshift), producing MTASRKRFTQEFKDELCREVINTSRPIKDVATAYGVGPETLRNWLVKYRAANGGTEVDLTVSERARLKELERENQELRAETAFLKKAKRLLRAGAAVVSKYEFIDSQKAQPANLNSVVKMCRWLAVSTSGFYHWATRPQSATAARRRALTARVRHFFEESEGTYGYRRIHADPAAEQTECSPELVRQIMRCQGLVACQPRPFRITTEADAEAAAGMPDLVKRDFTADRPGVKFVGDITYIHTWQGFVYLATVIDCYSKKVVGWSIADHMRTGLVADALKNAAATTRIEPDAIWHSDRGSVYTSTEFRALVASLGMRSSMGRTGVCWDNSMAESFFSALKNERVYRTVYATKSQARSDVIRYIEGFYNSRRRHSALGYRRPNEVHYGYQQPALAA from the exons ATGACCGCATCACGCAAGCGATTTACCCAGGAGTTCAAGGACGAGTTGTGCCGCGAGGTGATCAACACGTCCAGGCCGATCAAGGACGTGGCCACCGCGTACGGTGTCGGCCCCGAAACGCTCCGCAACTGGCTGGTCAAGTACCGGGCGGCCAACGGCGGCACGGAGGTGGATCTGACGGTGTCGGAACGGGCCCGGCTGAAGGAGCTCGAGCGCGAAAATCAGGAGCTGCGGGCGGAGACTGCGTTCCTGAAAAAAGCCA AGCGCTTACTTCGCGCGGGAGCAGCGGTAGTGAGCAAGTACGAATTCATCGATTCCCAAAAAGCTCAGCCCGCCAATCTCAATTCGGTCGTGAAAATGTGCCGCTGGTTGGCCGTCTCGACGTCCGGTTTCTATCACTGGGCCACACGCCCGCAATCGGCCACGGCGGCCCGCCGCCGGGCCCTGACGGCGCGGGTCCGGCACTTCTTCGAGGAGTCCGAGGGCACCTACGGCTACCGGCGCATCCATGCCGACCCTGCCGCGGAACAGACCGAGTGTTCTCCGGAGTTGGTGCGGCAGATCATGCGCTGCCAGGGCCTGGTGGCCTGTCAGCCACGGCCGTTCCGCATCACCACCGAGGCTGATGCTGAGGCTGCCGCGGGCATGCCCGACCTCGTCAAGCGGGACTTCACCGCGGACCGTCCCGGGGTGAAGTTCGTCGGCGACATCACCTACATCCACACCTGGCAAGGATTCGTCTACCTCGCCACCGTCATCGACTGCTATTCAAAGAAAGTCGTCGGCTGGTCCATCGCCGATCACATGCGCACCGGGCTCGTCGCCGATGCGCTCAAGAACGCCGCCGCCACAACCCGGATCGAGCCTGACGCGATCTGGCACTCCGACCGGGGCAGCGTCTACACCTCGACCGAGTTCAGGGCCCTGGTGGCCAGCCTCGGTATGCGCTCCTCGATGGGACGCACCGGCGTGTGCTGGGACAACAGCATGGCCGAATCGTTCTTCTCAGCCCTGAAAAACGAGCGTGTGTACCGGACCGTTTATGCAACTAAATCACAAGCCCGGAGCGACGTCATCCGGTACATCGAGGGGTTTTACAACAGCCGGCGCCGTCACTCCGCGCTCGGTTACCGGCGGCCTAACGAAGTCCACTATGGTTATCAACAGCCAGCCTTGGCAGCGTAG
- a CDS encoding GAF domain-containing protein, whose translation MAGIFELFTDLHSNVRFRLLSPDGTLLALSQGYPDKRAAAMAITDVRECAGTGLIQDHCIPSKERAAGPRRPYRRNKLRIWNAHMIAAAIPESPLNMDARLQDLLLDNNDVGAFLDGLATLAATTLSRAGTGVSCGITVTRRKKPTTLASSEPAARSMDELQNTLGDGPCLTALTEQTTVLTPDLDDEHRWPRFVQSAAGHGVRSILGVPLPAEGESRAVLNLCANRPNAFSHEDISTAQMFAEQASRALRLALRIAQLSDASQNLTAALAHRTTIDL comes from the coding sequence ATGGCCGGAATATTCGAACTGTTCACCGATCTCCACTCCAACGTCCGGTTCCGGCTCCTCTCACCGGACGGGACCCTGTTGGCTCTCTCGCAGGGCTATCCGGATAAACGCGCAGCGGCAATGGCCATCACCGATGTGCGTGAATGCGCCGGCACCGGCCTGATCCAGGACCACTGCATCCCGTCCAAAGAGCGTGCGGCTGGCCCGCGGAGGCCTTACCGCCGGAACAAGCTCCGGATTTGGAACGCCCACATGATCGCCGCGGCCATCCCTGAGTCGCCGCTAAACATGGATGCCAGACTTCAAGACCTTCTCCTGGACAACAACGACGTGGGGGCATTTCTGGACGGGCTGGCCACCCTCGCCGCCACGACTCTCTCCCGTGCCGGAACCGGCGTGTCCTGCGGAATCACCGTCACGCGCCGGAAGAAGCCCACGACCCTGGCCAGCAGCGAACCCGCGGCCCGGTCCATGGATGAACTGCAAAACACGCTCGGCGATGGCCCGTGCCTGACAGCCTTGACCGAACAGACGACCGTGCTGACCCCTGATCTGGACGATGAGCACCGCTGGCCCCGGTTCGTGCAGTCTGCCGCCGGACACGGCGTCCGGTCCATTCTGGGCGTCCCGCTGCCCGCGGAAGGCGAATCCCGGGCCGTCCTGAACCTGTGCGCCAACCGCCCGAACGCGTTCTCCCATGAAGACATCAGCACCGCGCAAATGTTTGCCGAACAGGCATCACGGGCCCTCCGGCTGGCACTGCGCATCGCCCAGCTCAGTGACGCCAGCCAGAACCTGACCGCGGCCCTCGCCCACAGAACCACCATCGACCTGTGA
- a CDS encoding IS110 family transposase: MTATSIVAHAHPFVVGVDTHARKHVYAILDAANGALMDTQSFPTTAAGINRAIKWVARRTNADADTLWVVEGAASYGAILSGTVATYGFPVAEAPRMDAKKNRGVGKSDALDAHRMAMAVLPLPVEKLRRPRLNDGIRQGLRILVTARESMTKDRTRTINALNALVRGNDLGIDARRKLTPAQIEEISRWREREEELALGIARTEAVRLAKHILGLDEQLKTNEKQLDELVTVSEAAPLLEETGFQAVTAAKCLVAWSHEGRVRSEASFACLAGVNPIPASSGNTVRHRLNRGGDRRLNSALHIAAVTRMTHDVETCDYVKKRRAEGKTIKEIRRCVKRYLARRVFRALNAAALVKQVPEAAA; encoded by the coding sequence ATGACCGCCACATCTATCGTCGCGCATGCCCATCCATTTGTCGTGGGCGTCGACACGCACGCCCGCAAACACGTCTACGCCATCCTCGACGCCGCCAACGGCGCACTAATGGACACGCAGTCATTCCCCACAACCGCGGCCGGCATCAACCGGGCCATCAAATGGGTAGCCCGCCGCACCAATGCCGACGCCGATACCCTCTGGGTCGTCGAGGGAGCCGCCTCGTACGGGGCGATCCTCTCCGGCACCGTAGCCACCTACGGATTCCCCGTCGCCGAGGCGCCGCGCATGGATGCCAAGAAGAACCGCGGCGTGGGTAAGTCAGATGCCTTGGACGCCCACCGAATGGCCATGGCCGTGCTGCCGCTGCCGGTTGAGAAACTCCGCCGCCCCCGCCTGAATGACGGGATACGCCAGGGCTTGCGGATCCTGGTCACCGCCCGCGAGTCCATGACCAAGGACCGCACCCGGACGATTAACGCACTCAATGCCCTCGTGCGCGGCAACGACCTCGGCATTGATGCCCGCAGGAAGCTCACCCCGGCCCAGATCGAGGAGATCTCCCGGTGGCGAGAGCGTGAGGAAGAACTGGCCTTGGGCATCGCCCGCACCGAGGCGGTCCGCCTGGCCAAGCACATCCTGGGCCTGGACGAGCAGCTCAAAACCAACGAGAAGCAGTTGGACGAGCTGGTCACGGTCAGCGAGGCCGCACCGCTGCTCGAGGAGACGGGCTTCCAAGCGGTGACCGCGGCCAAATGTTTGGTGGCATGGTCGCACGAGGGACGGGTCCGCAGCGAAGCATCCTTCGCCTGCCTGGCCGGCGTGAATCCCATCCCCGCGTCGTCAGGGAATACGGTGCGGCACCGGCTGAACCGAGGAGGCGACAGAAGGCTCAACAGCGCCCTCCACATCGCTGCGGTTACCAGAATGACCCATGACGTTGAGACCTGCGACTACGTAAAGAAACGCCGTGCCGAAGGCAAGACCATCAAGGAGATCCGGCGCTGTGTCAAGCGTTATCTGGCACGGCGCGTGTTCCGGGCCCTGAACGCTGCCGCACTGGTGAAACAGGTACCCGAAGCGGCCGCTTGA
- a CDS encoding universal stress protein → MTSTASFLIVVGFDGSKHSQTALKWAVDEARQRDGQLRLITAWNKPPMAWYPAVLETAAGEIAAEESLEQVARTLQAEALKSAADGGVAATGQLVNGDSPASAILDAAKDADLIVVGSRGHGGFPGLHLGSVSAQVVNHAQCPVLVVRSKA, encoded by the coding sequence ATGACCAGCACCGCTTCGTTCTTGATTGTGGTTGGTTTTGACGGTTCCAAACATTCCCAGACCGCACTGAAATGGGCCGTGGACGAGGCCCGCCAGCGCGACGGCCAGCTCCGCCTGATCACGGCCTGGAACAAGCCGCCGATGGCGTGGTATCCGGCCGTGCTGGAAACGGCGGCAGGTGAAATCGCCGCCGAAGAGTCTCTGGAGCAAGTCGCACGGACGCTCCAGGCTGAGGCTCTGAAGTCCGCTGCAGATGGAGGCGTGGCTGCCACAGGGCAGCTCGTTAACGGTGATTCACCTGCTTCGGCAATACTCGACGCTGCCAAGGACGCGGATCTTATCGTCGTCGGCTCCAGGGGTCATGGGGGATTTCCGGGGTTGCACCTGGGCTCCGTCTCCGCCCAGGTCGTCAACCACGCACAATGTCCTGTCCTGGTGGTCCGCTCCAAGGCATGA
- a CDS encoding SPW repeat protein, giving the protein MKKWNRWQDWVTVAAGIFAAVSVLWTEQEGMSTTLMVIFGALLVASGLVNLAMPGTPVMEWVQAALAAGLILSPWIGSYAATAGAAWISWIAGAVALIVTAAAIKPSTEGHHRIRISH; this is encoded by the coding sequence GTGAAAAAGTGGAATCGATGGCAGGACTGGGTAACCGTCGCTGCCGGAATCTTCGCCGCCGTCTCCGTCCTGTGGACGGAGCAGGAAGGCATGTCCACGACACTAATGGTCATCTTCGGCGCACTCCTGGTCGCCAGCGGACTCGTAAACCTAGCCATGCCCGGCACACCGGTCATGGAATGGGTGCAGGCAGCCCTCGCCGCCGGGCTCATCCTCTCCCCATGGATAGGGTCCTACGCCGCTACTGCCGGAGCCGCCTGGATCTCCTGGATCGCCGGGGCAGTGGCGCTCATCGTCACCGCAGCCGCCATCAAGCCCAGCACCGAAGGCCATCACCGCATCCGCATCTCGCACTAA
- a CDS encoding glucose 1-dehydrogenase, producing the protein MERVIDKVALVSGGARGIGAAVASRLHGEGAKVVIGDILDEEGKETVERIGSGALYVHLDVTSPQDWESAVSAAVETFGGLNILVNDAGIVNFASIEDYTLEQWNTVIAVNLTGTFNGIKAAIPALKRSKGGSIINISSIAGIRGYEQIPGYTASKFGVRGLTKSAALDLGHNGIRVNSVHPGVISTPMTADTPMNMSHVALGRIGHPGEVADLVLYLSSNESSFVTGAEFVIDGGDTAGTVTPHEET; encoded by the coding sequence ATGGAACGAGTCATCGACAAAGTAGCGCTGGTCAGCGGGGGTGCACGCGGAATTGGAGCCGCGGTCGCATCGCGGCTGCATGGCGAAGGGGCGAAGGTCGTCATAGGCGACATCCTGGACGAAGAGGGAAAGGAAACAGTGGAGCGCATCGGCTCTGGCGCGCTCTACGTTCATCTCGACGTGACCAGCCCGCAGGACTGGGAGAGTGCGGTGAGCGCCGCAGTCGAGACGTTCGGAGGCCTGAACATCCTGGTGAACGATGCCGGCATTGTGAACTTCGCCTCAATCGAGGATTACACCCTGGAGCAATGGAATACCGTCATTGCCGTGAACCTGACCGGCACCTTCAACGGGATCAAGGCTGCAATCCCAGCCCTGAAGCGGTCAAAAGGCGGGTCGATAATCAATATTTCGTCGATTGCGGGCATCCGCGGCTATGAGCAGATCCCCGGATACACGGCCTCGAAGTTCGGCGTGCGTGGACTCACCAAGAGCGCTGCGCTGGACCTGGGACACAATGGCATCAGAGTCAACTCCGTCCATCCCGGAGTCATCTCCACCCCGATGACGGCCGACACACCGATGAACATGAGCCACGTGGCACTCGGCCGCATAGGCCATCCCGGAGAAGTCGCGGACCTCGTCCTATACCTGTCTTCCAACGAATCTTCGTTCGTCACCGGAGCCGAGTTCGTCATCGATGGTGGTGACACCGCGGGGACGGTAACCCCGCACGAGGAGACGTAG
- a CDS encoding ANTAR domain-containing protein — protein MAQNRCSHDAAFAILQRAASARQMKLHDVAASLISSVSGENNIPVHFDP, from the coding sequence ATGGCCCAGAACCGGTGCAGCCACGATGCCGCCTTCGCGATCCTCCAACGTGCCGCCAGCGCCCGACAAATGAAACTCCATGACGTTGCAGCATCCCTAATCTCTTCGGTCTCCGGAGAGAACAACATCCCCGTGCACTTCGACCCGTAG